TGACCGTCTCGCTGCGCTGCCAGATTTTGTCTTCCCACGCGATGCCCGGGCGACGGTCGAAGATGACCAAGTGCGCCTCGTCCGCCCCCGCTTTGTCGGCGTAGTCGGCGGTCTGGGTGAGCCCCTCGGCGATGAGCGCATCCAGGCTGCCCTTGCGGTAGAGCTTCAGTTCGATCACCACCCGCTGCACCGGGCCGAAAAAGCCCTGCTGCTCATCCAGCGGCCACTCGATCAGCAGGTCCGTGCGGCGCCGGCCCAGGCCGTACTCGCGCTGGATGCGCCCGCCGCCGTTGACGATTCTTTGCAGAAAGGCTTGCATCAGCAACTGCGGGCCGGCTTCCTTGTAGTCGAATCCCTCGATCCACGCCTCCGAGTGCTCACGAAAAAACTGCTGAAACCCGGCGAGCAGCTTCGGCATGTCCAGCCGCCGGTCGGGGCGCACATACCACGGCTGCTCATACGGCAACACGGTCTGGATGGTCCACGTCAGCTCGCGCGGGATGACCTCGCGGTAGATGCGGTTGGCAATGCGGATCTGTGGGCGAGAGGCGATCAGCCCCAAGTCCTCGACGTACTGCACGTCATCGGTGGGAAAGCGCTCTTGCACCGGCTCACCCTGAAGAAGCGCGTAGACGATGCGCGCCACCCGCGCCTCGCGCAACTTGTCGGTGAGCTGATCCAGGTGCGTGGCGCGCGACTGGATGAGGTTCTCGCGTGCCTGCCAGTAGTGCGTCAACGTGATGGGCTGGCTGCGGTCCCTGAGTTCCCGCATATTCCAGGTTAGCTCATGCCCCAGCGCATTGACCAGCCACGGCTGCCCCTCGGTGTCGGCCCACAGCTCCGGGTAGATCGCTGGGTCGAAGCGCTGACCCGTCTCGGCCTCGTGCTGCTGCCAAAGCTGCTCGCACTCGGCGCGCGAGAAGTTGCTCAAGCGCAGCGACACGGCCTTGATGTTGAAGGCCGACCCTCCGGTGATGATCTCGCCGCCGGAGTGGATGCGGTAGTCGCGCACGTCGCGCACGCCGCACAGCACCACGGTTTGCGGAAAGGCCTCGGGGCGCTGGGCATAGCCGGCGCGGATTTGCCGCAGCAGCGAAATGAGCGTATCCCCCACCAGCGCATCGACTTCGTCAAGGAAGAGGACGATGGGTCGGTGGCTGTGGCGGCTCCAGGCTTCCAGGGTGGCGCGCACCCAGTCGGTGGCACCGGCTTCGTGCAGGCGTGCGCGCGCCGTTTGCGCCGCCGCCTCGTCCCGCCAGTAGACCGAGGCTGCGCTGGCCAGCGCGTTGACGATGGCGGCCATGCCCTCTGAAACGTTGCCGCGGGCGGCTTGCGCGGCCTCGATATTGCAGTAGAGCGCGCGATAGCGCCCTTGGACGTTGAGGTGGTGCATCAGCGCCAGCAGCGCCGTGGTCTTGCCGGTCTGGCGCGGCGCGTGCAGCACGAAGTAGCGCTGCGCATCGATGAGCGATTCGAGTTCGGCCAAGTCGATACGCGCCAGCGGATCGAGCATGTAATGCAGATCCGGCTTGGAGGGGCCGGCGGTGTTGAAGGTCTTCATGGCGTGCACGGAAGGGAAGCGCGGCGGACGCCGACGATTATGGCCGCGCCCACCACAGCCGCAGGCGCATCCCCCAGCCCGTGGTGTAGCCGACGGTGGTGTGACGCAGCGCGCCGTCGGCGGTGAGGACACCGAACACCGGCACGGCGCGCCAGCCGTGGGCGGCGGCGATGGCACCGTCGGGGTCGAGGAGGGCGACCCACGGCAGGCGGCGCTCGCGCAGGTAGCGTTGAACGG
This region of Tepidimonas taiwanensis genomic DNA includes:
- a CDS encoding ATP-binding protein, whose product is MKTFNTAGPSKPDLHYMLDPLARIDLAELESLIDAQRYFVLHAPRQTGKTTALLALMHHLNVQGRYRALYCNIEAAQAARGNVSEGMAAIVNALASAASVYWRDEAAAQTARARLHEAGATDWVRATLEAWSRHSHRPIVLFLDEVDALVGDTLISLLRQIRAGYAQRPEAFPQTVVLCGVRDVRDYRIHSGGEIITGGSAFNIKAVSLRLSNFSRAECEQLWQQHEAETGQRFDPAIYPELWADTEGQPWLVNALGHELTWNMRELRDRSQPITLTHYWQARENLIQSRATHLDQLTDKLREARVARIVYALLQGEPVQERFPTDDVQYVEDLGLIASRPQIRIANRIYREVIPRELTWTIQTVLPYEQPWYVRPDRRLDMPKLLAGFQQFFREHSEAWIEGFDYKEAGPQLLMQAFLQRIVNGGGRIQREYGLGRRRTDLLIEWPLDEQQGFFGPVQRVVIELKLYRKGSLDALIAEGLTQTADYADKAGADEAHLVIFDRRPGIAWEDKIWQRSETVSRTPDGGSDAGARTIGVWGC